The proteins below are encoded in one region of Festucalex cinctus isolate MCC-2025b chromosome 2, RoL_Fcin_1.0, whole genome shotgun sequence:
- the gca gene encoding grancalcin, translated as MAYPGYGGFGSPMAPQGMPGAPMGRPMANHMGGPMLGPMGGVPPQAGGCAPYGGCYPGSYGAMAPAANDPMWGYFTAIAGQDGEVDAVELQRCLTQSGFTGTYSPFSLETCRIMIAMLDRDFTGKMGFNEFKELFVALNGWKQNFVMFDRDRSGTIEHHEMTQAISSMGYRISPQALNAIIKRYNKGGRVYFDDYVACCVKLRALTDHFRRRDTMQQGSVRFGYDDFIQCTMAI; from the exons TTTGGCAGCCCAATGGCACCCCAAGGAATGCCTGGAGCACCAATGGGGAGGCCAATGGCCAATCACATGGGCGGACCAATGCTTGGCCCAATGGGAGGCGTGCCGCCCCAGGCCGGTGGATGCGCCCCGTATGGAGGATGCTATCCGGGCTCATATGGCGCTATGGCCCCAGCTGCCAACGACCCAATGTGGGGTTACTTCACAGCCATTGCCGGACAG GATGGTGAGGTCGATGCAGTGGAGTTACAGAGGTGTTTAACTCAGTCTGGCTTCACTGGAACCTACAGCC CGTTTAGCCTGGAGACGTGCAGAATCATGATCGCCATGCTCGAT AGGGACTTCACGGGCAAGATGGGCTTCAACGAGTTCAAGGAGCTGTTTGTGGCGCTCAACGGCTGGAAGCAGAACTTCGTCATGTTTGACCGGGACAGGAGTGGCACGATTGAGCACCATGAGATGACGCAGGCAATCAGCTCCATGG GATACCGTATCAGTCCTCAGGCTCTGAACGCCATCATTAAGCGCTACAACAAAGGCGGTCGCGTCTACTTTGACGATTATGTGGCCTGCTGTGTCAAGCTCCGCGCGCTCACAG ATCATTTTCGCAGGAGAGATACCATGCAGCAAGGTTCCGTGCGCTTCGGCTATGATGAT TTCATCCAGTGCACAATGGCCATTTAA